The sequence below is a genomic window from Streptomyces sp. NBC_00289.
ACCTTCACCGTCGACCGCGGCGGCGCCGGCAGCGAGGGCACCACCGTCCGGATCAGCCGCGGACTGCGCAAAGCCGTCACCGTCACGGAAGGCACCCGCACGGGCGTCCCCCAACAGCACGAACTCACCCTCCGCGCCGACCCTGACGTCCCCGGCCTGCTGAACGTACGCGGCACGGTCGACACCACCACCGCTCAGCGCCTGATCGACCGGCTCATGACCGCGTCCCGCGGCGGAACCGTCTCCCTGACGGTGAACCTCGACGGTGTCACCCATCTCGCCAGCGCCGGCGTGCAAGTGCTGCACCACGCCGCCACGGTCCTCGACGACCACGGCCAGGCTCTCATCCTCCACGCCTCGCCCGGCTCCGTCGCCGCAACCGTCCTCGACCTCGCCGCCCTTCGCTACCGCACCGGGCCTTCGCCCGAACCCGGGGAGTGACAAACACGCGAGGGATCTCCTGCGCGCCCGCCTGGGCGACGGCTGACCCACGCGGTTCCCGTCAGTCCGGACGCTGTTCAACGGAGGTCGCGGTGACCGGGCCTGGGCGCCTGGGTGGGAGTGGTCAGGGCAGCGGGGGTGCCGGCACCGGCGGTTCGAGGTGTTGCAGCTCGGCCAGCAACTCGTTCTGTCCGGCGATGAGTTCCGTCAGGATTCGCCGGGCCGCACGGAGCAGTTCGGCGACGTCACCGCCGGCCAGCGCGTAGCTGACCGTAGATCCCTCCCGGATCGACACCACGATCCCGGAACGGCGCAGCACGGCCAGCTGCTGGGACAGGCTGGACGGTTCGATCTCTATCTCGGCGAGCAGGTCCCGCACCGCGACGGGCCCGCTCTGAAGCAGCTCGAGGACCCTGATGCGCACCGGGTGCCCCAGCATGCGGAAGAACTCGGCCTTGGCCTGATAGAGGGGGACCTGCACGCTCAACCGCTCCCTGCCGCTCTCGTAGTCATGTGTCCGTCACGATTCTGGCGACTGCGGGCTCCGCACGCTCTGGTGATGCACCGATGTGGATGTGCCGAGATGAAGAAATCTTCAAGTCACGGGCATGCGAAGCCCTACGTCACGGAATCGGTTACACCTCGAGGTCCGTTTCGATCCGCCTGAGCTGGTGGCGGGCCATCGCGAGGTTGGAGCGGCCCCGGTCCAGGACGAGATAGACGAACAAACCGCTGCCCTGCCGTCCCTTCACCAGCCGGATGAGGTGGTACTGGGTCCCCAGGGTGATCACGATGTCCTCGATCTCGCCCTTCAGCCCCAGGTGCTCCATCGTGCGGACCTTGGCACGGACCACATCGGTGTTACCCGCTGCGGCGACGACCAGGTCGAGGTCCTTGCCTCCGCCCAACGTGCCGAGCGCCATGCCGCTGGTGTAGTCGACGACGGCCGCGCCCAGTGCCCCCTCCACCACGGTCATCGTCTCCTTGAGGGAGATTTCCACATTCGTCATGGCGGTCCTCCTGCGGCTTCTGCCGATTGCACGGGACCGGACTCCTCCGGCCCGTTCGTGTCCCCAACCGTACGGAGGGGTCGCTCGTAGGAGTGACGCCCTCCGAACCTGGCGCAAGGAGCTTGGCTACGTGCGGACGAGTGCCGCACTTTGATCACGCGAGTAACGGAAATTGACCGTATCTCGGAGCAAGTGCCTTTGAAGAAACAGGAGTTGAGGCGCTGGTGGCCTGACCTTCCAACCGGGCGACCGAGCGGCTGGTCACCTCTCGGCCCACAAGTTGATCAACCGCTTTGGTGGGAACCAGTTACCCGTACACCAACGGCGTACGCGCGCCGGCGACATCGCCGCCTGCCGCTACGGCTTGGTCGAGCCGGGCTGGGTCGTCGGGATCCGGTGGGTGAAGAACAGCGCGAGGAGCGCGCTGAGCGCGAGGATGGCGAGTGCGGCGCGCAGGCCGTCCAGTCTCGCCTCGGCGTTCGCGTCGAGCGCGGCGTCGGTCACCTCCGTGCTCGCGTCGGCATCGGCGAGGGCCGTCTTGAGCTGGGCGTCCGACAGGAAGGGCGCGCCGCTCTGGAGCTGGACGTTCGCCTGGTCCTTGACCTTGGCCGGGACCGCGGGATTCTGTTCGA
It includes:
- a CDS encoding ArsR/SmtB family transcription factor, with product MQVPLYQAKAEFFRMLGHPVRIRVLELLQSGPVAVRDLLAEIEIEPSSLSQQLAVLRRSGIVVSIREGSTVSYALAGGDVAELLRAARRILTELIAGQNELLAELQHLEPPVPAPPLP